The Candidatus Deferrimicrobiaceae bacterium genomic sequence ACGTCGGGCTTCTCCATCAGTTCGAGGAACTGGCGGGCATAGGACGAGAGCGATTCGACGTAACGGCGCTGCCCTTCGGCGTAGATCGTGTCGAAGGCGAGCGACGACTTCCCGGAACCGGAGACGCCCGTGATGACGACGAGCCTGTCGCGCGGGATGTCGACGTCGATGTTCTTGAGGTTGTGCGTACGCGCGCCGCGGACGACGATATGGTCGAGCGCCATGGGAGCTACACCCTCCGGGCGGCGGCGGCCATGCCCGCAGCCATGCGAAGGGCCGCGACGAGGCTGCCGGGACCGGCCTTCCCGGTTCCCGCGATGTCGAACGCGGTGCCGTGATCGACCGACGTGCGGATGATCGGCAATCCCATCGTCACGTTGACGCCGTCGTCGAAGTGGACGAGCTTCAGCGGGGCGAGGCCGACGTCGTGCGTCATGGCGACGACCACGTCGAACTGCCCCCGGTAGGCCCGGTAAAAGATCGTATCGGGCGGGTAAGGACCCGTGGCGCCGATGCCGTCCCGGACGCACGCCGCGATGGCCGGGGCGATGATCGTCGATTCCTCGTCGCCGAAGAGGCCGCCCTCGCCGGCATGAGGATTGAGCCCCGCGACCGCGATGCGCGGCGCCGGCGTCGCCATGTATTTACGGAAAAAGGCGTCGGTGATCCGGATGGTCCTTTCGACGAGCGGCGCGTCGATCCGCGCGATGGCGTTGAGCAGCGACGTGTGGATCGTGACGAGCGCCACGCGAAGGCGGTCGCCGGCGAGCATCATGACGACGTGGTCCGTCCCGCACATCCGCGCGATGAATTCGGTATGGCCCGGGTGCGGGACGCCTGCCAGCTTCAATCCCTCTTTCGTGATCGGACAGGTGACGATGGCGTCCATCTCGCCGGCGCGGACGTCGGCGGTGGCCGCCCGGATGTAATCGGCGGTCGCCCGGGCGCCCGGGAGCGTGGTGACGCCGTATGGGGCATCGGCCAGCTCGAGGGAAGAGGCGGGACGAACCCAGACCGCGCCGGGCCCGGGCTCGGCGCCGGGAGGCAGCGGCTCGACCGCCGCGCTGCAGCCGGTGACGGCGGCCGCTCGCCGCATCACGGAGAGGTCGCCGTAGACGACGGGACGGCAGATCGACGCGACCTCGTGCATCGTCAGTGCGCGGCAGGCGATCTCGGGCCCGACGCCGCCCGGCTCGCCCATCGTCACTGCGAGGCGGGGGAGCGTCATGGCCGCCCTCCCGCGATCGCCGCCTGAAGCTGCGGACGATGCGCCTTCTCGTGCTCGAGGATCACGATGGCCAACCATTCATAGAGATTGAGCGACCCGAACCGGTGGTGCGGAAACACGCCCGCGCCCG encodes the following:
- the pdxA gene encoding 4-hydroxythreonine-4-phosphate dehydrogenase PdxA, producing MTLPRLAVTMGEPGGVGPEIACRALTMHEVASICRPVVYGDLSVMRRAAAVTGCSAAVEPLPPGAEPGPGAVWVRPASSLELADAPYGVTTLPGARATADYIRAATADVRAGEMDAIVTCPITKEGLKLAGVPHPGHTEFIARMCGTDHVVMMLAGDRLRVALVTIHTSLLNAIARIDAPLVERTIRITDAFFRKYMATPAPRIAVAGLNPHAGEGGLFGDEESTIIAPAIAACVRDGIGATGPYPPDTIFYRAYRGQFDVVVAMTHDVGLAPLKLVHFDDGVNVTMGLPIIRTSVDHGTAFDIAGTGKAGPGSLVAALRMAAGMAAAARRV